Proteins encoded in a region of the Methylobacterium radiotolerans JCM 2831 genome:
- a CDS encoding helicase-related protein yields the protein MLRPTSSRSLSREARARGVTAVLGPTNTGKTHLAIERMLAHPTGMIGLPLRLLAREVYLRVVAKVGPEKVALVTGEEKIKPDRPRYWICTIEAMPRDLDVAFVAIDEIQLAADMDRGHVFTDRLLYVRGREETLLIGSSTMLPLVQDLIPNVHTTTRPRLSQLTFAGEKRLSRLPRRTAIVAFSAEEVYAIAELIRRQRGGAAVVLGALSPRTRNAQVEMYQAGDVDYLVATDAVGMGLNLDVDHVAFAANWKYDGTRFRKLTPAEMGQIAGRAGRHLSDGTFGSTGRCPPFEAELVERLESHDFDPLRILQWRNPDLTFGSLDGLQASLDEHPRESGLTRAPMGEDQQALEILMKEDDIRDMARSAPAVRRLWDVCGVPDYRKVHPQVHADLVAQLYRFLMKGMAGRIPDTWFAEQVAMIDRTDGDIDTLSRRIAQGRTWTFVANRPDWLRDPEHWQGETRRVEDRLSDALHERLASRFVDRRTSVLMRRLRENTMLEAQITADGDVTVEGQHVGHLHGFLFVPDASAEGHEAKTLRSAAEKALAGEIEARAERFAAAADSTLVLSHDGTIRWTGAPVAKLTPGEKLFAPQIRLLADDSLTGAHREKVEGRLDAWLKAYIVRLLGPLMEIETAADLTGLAKGIGYQVVEALGVLERSKVAHEMRSLDQDGRGALRRHGVRFGAYHIFLPALLKPAPRTLAAQLWALRNGGLDQRGLDEIAHLAGSGRTSIKVDREIAKGLYRAAGFRVSGERAVRVDILERLADLIRPAIAYRPGTTPGAPPDGTADGDGFVATVGMTSLVGCSGEDFASILKSLGYTAEARPGPAITVPLVPAAATAPAAPAVAAEASSEEAVAAQADAAEPVGDEVPDAEGETAADNAPAAEEAPAAEAEAAPAVGEVPDDAAGAPVEEAAATEASAAEASATDAPHAGAEQPADGVTEPMAESIAEPPAASAEETAPETAAEAQPAAADMADASGAAGEGAAEIPQIEVWRLQRHQRPAHQRPQNRPRGGGRGRDGGQQGQHPGQGRPEGGRPEQRRAEGDGPRPGRDRGPRRDRFEGGRPERRDDQRNAEQRHSGPRPDQRPPRRERAPDPDSPFAKLAALKAQLEAGDGGKR from the coding sequence CTGCTCCGCCCCACGTCCAGTCGCTCGCTGTCCCGCGAGGCCCGCGCCCGCGGCGTCACCGCGGTCCTCGGGCCGACCAACACCGGCAAGACGCATCTCGCCATCGAGCGGATGCTCGCGCACCCGACCGGCATGATCGGGCTGCCCCTGCGGCTGCTCGCCCGGGAGGTCTACCTGCGCGTCGTCGCGAAGGTGGGCCCCGAGAAGGTCGCCCTCGTCACCGGCGAGGAGAAGATCAAGCCGGACCGGCCGCGCTACTGGATCTGCACCATCGAGGCGATGCCGCGGGACCTCGACGTGGCGTTCGTGGCCATCGACGAGATCCAGCTCGCCGCCGACATGGATCGCGGCCACGTCTTCACCGACCGCCTGCTCTACGTCCGCGGCCGGGAGGAGACCCTGCTGATCGGCTCCTCGACCATGCTGCCGCTGGTCCAGGACCTGATCCCCAACGTCCACACCACGACCAGGCCGCGGCTCTCGCAGCTCACCTTCGCGGGGGAGAAGCGGCTGTCGCGGCTGCCCCGGCGCACCGCCATCGTGGCGTTCTCGGCCGAGGAGGTCTACGCGATCGCCGAGCTGATCCGCCGCCAGCGCGGGGGCGCCGCGGTGGTGCTCGGTGCCCTGTCGCCGCGGACCCGCAACGCCCAGGTCGAGATGTACCAGGCGGGCGACGTCGACTACCTCGTGGCCACCGACGCGGTCGGGATGGGCCTCAATCTCGACGTCGATCACGTCGCGTTCGCGGCCAACTGGAAGTACGACGGCACCCGCTTCCGCAAGCTCACGCCCGCCGAGATGGGCCAGATCGCGGGGCGCGCGGGGCGCCACCTCTCGGACGGCACCTTCGGCTCCACCGGCCGCTGCCCGCCGTTCGAGGCCGAGCTGGTGGAGCGGCTGGAGAGCCACGACTTCGATCCCCTGCGCATCCTGCAGTGGCGCAACCCGGATCTCACCTTCGGCAGCCTGGACGGCCTGCAGGCGAGCCTCGACGAGCACCCGCGCGAATCGGGCCTGACCCGCGCCCCGATGGGCGAGGATCAGCAGGCCCTCGAGATCCTCATGAAGGAGGACGACATCCGCGACATGGCGCGCAGCGCCCCCGCGGTGCGCCGCCTGTGGGACGTCTGCGGCGTCCCGGATTACCGCAAGGTCCACCCGCAGGTGCACGCCGACCTCGTGGCCCAGCTCTACCGGTTCCTCATGAAGGGCATGGCGGGCCGCATCCCCGACACGTGGTTCGCCGAGCAGGTCGCGATGATCGACCGGACCGACGGCGACATCGACACGCTGTCCCGCCGGATCGCGCAGGGGCGCACCTGGACCTTCGTGGCGAACCGTCCCGACTGGCTGCGCGACCCAGAACATTGGCAGGGCGAGACGCGTCGGGTAGAGGACAGGCTGTCCGACGCCCTGCACGAACGCCTCGCGAGCCGCTTCGTCGACCGGCGCACAAGCGTCCTGATGCGGCGCCTGAGAGAGAACACGATGCTCGAAGCCCAGATCACCGCCGACGGTGACGTCACCGTCGAGGGTCAGCATGTCGGCCACCTTCACGGATTCCTGTTCGTTCCCGATGCCAGCGCCGAGGGGCACGAGGCAAAGACACTGAGGAGCGCCGCCGAGAAGGCGCTCGCGGGCGAGATCGAGGCGCGGGCCGAGCGATTCGCCGCGGCCGCCGATTCGACCCTCGTGCTCTCGCACGACGGCACGATCCGCTGGACCGGCGCGCCCGTCGCCAAGCTCACGCCCGGCGAGAAGCTGTTCGCCCCGCAGATCCGTCTGCTGGCGGACGACAGCCTGACCGGCGCGCATCGCGAGAAGGTCGAGGGCCGCCTCGACGCGTGGCTGAAGGCCTACATCGTGCGGCTGCTCGGCCCGCTCATGGAGATCGAGACCGCGGCCGACCTCACCGGCCTCGCCAAGGGAATCGGCTACCAGGTGGTCGAGGCGCTCGGCGTCCTGGAGCGCTCGAAGGTGGCGCACGAGATGCGCAGCCTCGACCAGGACGGCCGCGGGGCCCTGCGCCGCCACGGCGTCCGCTTCGGCGCCTACCACATCTTCCTGCCGGCCCTGCTGAAGCCGGCGCCCCGCACGCTCGCGGCCCAGCTCTGGGCCCTGCGCAACGGCGGCCTCGACCAGCGCGGACTCGACGAGATCGCGCATCTCGCCGGCTCCGGCCGCACCTCGATCAAGGTCGATCGCGAGATCGCCAAGGGCCTCTACCGCGCCGCCGGCTTCCGGGTCAGCGGCGAGCGGGCGGTGCGCGTCGACATCCTGGAGCGGCTCGCCGACCTGATCCGCCCGGCGATCGCCTACCGGCCCGGCACCACCCCGGGCGCACCGCCGGACGGCACGGCCGACGGCGACGGCTTCGTGGCCACCGTCGGCATGACCTCCCTGGTCGGCTGCTCGGGCGAGGATTTCGCCTCGATCCTGAAGTCGCTCGGCTACACGGCCGAAGCGCGCCCCGGCCCGGCCATCACGGTGCCGCTCGTCCCCGCCGCCGCCACCGCGCCGGCGGCACCGGCCGTCGCTGCCGAGGCATCCTCCGAGGAGGCCGTCGCCGCGCAGGCGGACGCCGCCGAGCCGGTCGGCGACGAGGTTCCGGACGCCGAGGGCGAGACCGCCGCCGACAACGCTCCCGCGGCCGAGGAAGCCCCGGCCGCCGAAGCCGAGGCGGCGCCCGCCGTGGGCGAGGTTCCGGACGACGCGGCCGGCGCGCCCGTCGAGGAGGCCGCCGCGACCGAGGCCTCCGCGGCCGAGGCTTCCGCGACCGACGCGCCCCACGCCGGGGCGGAGCAGCCGGCCGACGGGGTCACCGAACCCATGGCCGAGTCCATCGCCGAGCCCCCGGCCGCATCCGCCGAGGAGACCGCGCCCGAGACCGCCGCCGAGGCGCAGCCCGCCGCGGCCGACATGGCGGACGCCTCGGGTGCCGCGGGCGAGGGTGCCGCCGAGATCCCGCAGATCGAGGTCTGGCGCCTGCAGCGCCACCAGCGCCCGGCTCACCAGCGCCCGCAGAACCGCCCTCGCGGGGGCGGCCGGGGCCGCGACGGCGGCCAGCAGGGCCAGCACCCGGGACAGGGTCGGCCCGAGGGCGGCCGGCCCGAGCAGCGCCGGGCCGAGGGCGACGGCCCGCGTCCCGGCCGGGATCGCGGCCCGCGCCGCGACCGGTTCGAGGGTGGGCGGCCGGAGCGCCGCGACGACCAGCGCAACGCGGAGCAGCGTCATTCCGGCCCGCGGCCCGACCAGCGGCCGCCGCGGCGCGAGCGGGCGCCCGACCCGGATTCGCCGTTCGCCAAGCTCGCGGCCCTGAAGGCGCAGCTCGAGGCCGGCGACGGCGGGAAGCGCTGA
- a CDS encoding CarD family transcriptional regulator, whose product MTTAKKTTTAGRQGFKTGEAVVYPAHGVGRITAIEEQEIAGYKLELFVVSFEKDKMVLRVPTAKANSVGMRKLAEPELVKKALDLLTGRARIKRTMWSRRAQEYEAKINSGDLLAVTEVVRDLFRSEAQPEQSYSERQLYEAALDRIVREISSVNRITETEALKLIEQSLAKSPRRAKSEAEPEAEADGDSEGDDIQEEAA is encoded by the coding sequence ATGACCACAGCCAAGAAGACGACGACCGCAGGCCGGCAGGGCTTCAAGACCGGCGAGGCTGTCGTGTATCCGGCCCACGGCGTCGGTCGCATCACCGCGATCGAGGAGCAGGAGATCGCCGGCTACAAGCTTGAGCTGTTCGTCGTATCGTTCGAGAAGGACAAGATGGTCCTGCGCGTCCCCACCGCGAAGGCTAACAGCGTCGGCATGCGCAAGCTCGCCGAGCCGGAACTGGTGAAGAAGGCCCTCGACCTGCTGACCGGCCGCGCCCGGATCAAGCGCACCATGTGGTCGCGCCGCGCGCAGGAATACGAGGCCAAGATCAACTCGGGCGACCTGCTCGCCGTCACCGAGGTCGTGCGCGACCTGTTCCGGTCCGAGGCCCAGCCGGAGCAGTCCTACTCCGAGCGTCAGCTCTACGAGGCCGCGCTGGACCGGATCGTGCGCGAGATCTCGTCGGTGAACCGCATCACCGAGACCGAGGCCCTGAAGCTGATCGAGCAGAGCCTCGCCAAGTCGCCCCGCCGTGCCAAGAGCGAGGCGGAGCCCGAGGCCGAGGCCGACGGGGACAGCGAGGGCGACGACATCCAGGAGGAGGCCGCCTGA
- a CDS encoding tautomerase family protein, whose amino-acid sequence MRRRDRRVIVQIRANAARGAAQRRAPCAAVSRDLARDPGVAPADIFINPVEVSAEARPLGDGPMQDEPGRREAGAAKPPRARCGDGGHDPGLTVPGAEYRSGARNGSRIAWPPPQTSP is encoded by the coding sequence ATCCGGCGCCGCGACCGCCGCGTCATCGTCCAGATCCGCGCCAACGCCGCGCGGGGCGCGGCGCAGCGGCGCGCCCCCTGCGCCGCGGTGAGCCGCGATCTCGCCCGCGACCCCGGCGTGGCACCGGCGGACATCTTCATCAACCCCGTCGAGGTCAGCGCGGAGGCCCGGCCGCTCGGGGACGGGCCGATGCAGGACGAGCCCGGGAGGCGTGAGGCCGGCGCGGCGAAGCCGCCGCGGGCGCGGTGCGGCGATGGCGGCCACGATCCGGGCTTGACCGTTCCGGGGGCGGAGTACAGGTCCGGGGCCCGAAACGGCTCCAGGATCGCATGGCCCCCACCGCAAACCTCGCCCTGA
- a CDS encoding Smr/MutS family protein, whose translation MRASRRGRRLTAGEARLWDAIAKLVTPLPGRAAPMPEAPPPGPGPTATMPALSAPILKPSAPPAAKTPRPKHPPKPAPEPPRPATALPYQAPPQRHAPTAGLERTAKLGLRRGRLAIEARIDLHGMVQAEAHAALTGFLLRARAAGHSYVLVVTGKGGPGYADAFSERGVLRRSVPHWLRGPDLRGIVLGFEEAARHHGGGGALYVRLRRR comes from the coding sequence GTGAGGGCCTCGCGCCGCGGGCGCCGCCTCACCGCGGGCGAGGCCCGGCTCTGGGACGCGATCGCCAAGCTGGTGACCCCGTTGCCGGGCCGCGCAGCCCCGATGCCCGAAGCGCCTCCGCCAGGGCCGGGCCCGACCGCCACCATGCCGGCTCTCTCGGCTCCGATCCTGAAGCCCAGCGCGCCGCCGGCCGCCAAGACGCCGCGGCCGAAGCATCCGCCGAAGCCGGCGCCCGAGCCGCCGCGCCCGGCCACCGCGCTGCCGTACCAAGCCCCCCCGCAGCGGCACGCGCCGACCGCGGGGCTGGAGCGGACCGCCAAGCTCGGCCTGCGCCGGGGACGGCTCGCGATCGAGGCGCGGATCGACCTGCACGGGATGGTGCAGGCCGAGGCCCACGCCGCGCTGACGGGATTCCTGCTCCGCGCCCGGGCCGCCGGGCATTCCTACGTGCTGGTCGTCACCGGCAAGGGCGGGCCGGGCTACGCGGACGCCTTCTCCGAACGGGGCGTGCTCCGCCGCAGCGTGCCGCACTGGCTGCGGGGGCCGGATCTGCGCGGCATCGTCCTCGGCTTCGAGGAGGCTGCCCGCCACCACGGCGGCGGCGGCGCGCTCTACGTTCGCCTGCGCCGCCGGTAG
- the secB gene encoding protein-export chaperone SecB, with amino-acid sequence MADSPAANGNGGGMPQGDVPTINALAQYTKDLSFENPNAPRSLQPKEGQGPQINIQVNVNAQQLSETDFEVELKLEGDAKIQNEVLFAFEVTYAGVFRLLNIPADQIHPAVMIECPRLLFPFARQIVAEAVRNGGFPPLYIDPIDFVGLYRQKVMEQQGAQGPLAS; translated from the coding sequence ATGGCCGATTCCCCGGCAGCGAACGGCAACGGCGGCGGCATGCCGCAGGGCGATGTGCCGACCATCAATGCCCTGGCGCAGTACACGAAGGATCTCTCCTTCGAGAACCCGAACGCGCCGCGCTCGCTCCAGCCCAAGGAGGGCCAGGGGCCGCAGATCAACATCCAGGTGAACGTCAACGCGCAGCAGCTCTCCGAGACCGATTTCGAGGTCGAGCTGAAGCTCGAGGGCGACGCCAAGATCCAGAACGAGGTGCTGTTCGCCTTCGAGGTGACCTATGCCGGCGTGTTCCGGCTCCTCAACATCCCGGCCGACCAGATCCATCCGGCGGTGATGATCGAGTGCCCGCGCCTGCTCTTCCCCTTCGCCCGCCAGATCGTGGCCGAGGCGGTGCGCAACGGCGGCTTCCCGCCGCTGTACATCGACCCGATCGATTTCGTCGGGCTCTACCGGCAGAAGGTGATGGAGCAGCAGGGCGCCCAGGGCCCGCTCGCTTCCTGA
- a CDS encoding murein transglycosylase A: MPIPRARSGAVPAALLASLLSQAVSAAPAAVGDAVLIPVAAADLPGFPGARADAALAAFRRVCAAPPPALPQPDGVAGDLAALAEACAAAADPVPDAAAFFRDRFAAFRVARPGADRPGFLTGYFEPELTGSLEPGPDFPTPVLARPDDLISLGPGETRPGLDPGLRAARATADGFAPYPDRAAIEDGALGARAKPILWLRDPVDLLVLQVQGSGRVRLPDGRAVRVLYDGRNGRPYTAVAKLIVQEGHLPLEGLTLARWTGWLRAHPETAKRLIRANASYIFFRLAPVADPALGPPGAANAPLSPGRSLAVDSTLWRYGLPFWLAGPLPAEAGAGAPDAAGRLVVAADTGSAIVGPARGDLFVGTGPEAGAVAGNLRDAVGFVVLLPRRGGASGAAP, from the coding sequence GTGCCGATCCCCCGCGCCCGGTCCGGAGCAGTCCCGGCCGCCCTCCTCGCGTCCCTCCTGAGCCAGGCCGTGTCCGCCGCGCCGGCGGCGGTCGGCGACGCGGTGCTGATCCCCGTCGCCGCGGCCGACCTGCCGGGCTTCCCCGGCGCGCGGGCGGACGCGGCGCTCGCCGCCTTCCGCCGGGTCTGCGCGGCTCCGCCGCCCGCCCTGCCCCAGCCCGACGGCGTCGCGGGGGATCTGGCGGCCCTCGCCGAGGCCTGCGCGGCCGCCGCCGACCCCGTGCCGGACGCGGCCGCCTTCTTCCGGGACCGGTTCGCGGCGTTCCGCGTCGCGCGGCCCGGCGCGGACCGACCCGGCTTCCTGACCGGCTATTTCGAGCCGGAACTCACGGGCTCCCTCGAGCCGGGCCCGGACTTCCCGACGCCGGTGCTCGCCCGCCCCGACGACCTGATCTCCCTCGGCCCCGGCGAGACCCGCCCGGGGCTCGATCCCGGCCTGCGCGCCGCCCGGGCCACGGCGGATGGGTTCGCCCCCTACCCCGACCGCGCCGCGATCGAGGACGGTGCCCTCGGCGCGCGCGCGAAGCCGATCCTGTGGCTGCGCGACCCGGTCGACCTGCTGGTCCTGCAGGTCCAGGGTTCCGGGCGCGTCCGGCTGCCGGACGGGCGCGCGGTCCGGGTGCTCTACGACGGCCGCAACGGCCGCCCGTACACGGCGGTGGCCAAGCTGATCGTCCAGGAGGGCCACCTGCCCCTGGAAGGACTGACGCTCGCCCGCTGGACCGGCTGGCTGCGCGCCCATCCCGAGACCGCCAAGCGCCTGATCCGCGCCAACGCCTCCTACATCTTCTTCCGCCTCGCCCCGGTCGCCGACCCGGCCCTCGGGCCGCCGGGCGCCGCGAACGCCCCGCTCAGTCCGGGCCGCAGCCTGGCGGTGGATTCGACCCTCTGGCGCTACGGCCTGCCGTTCTGGCTCGCGGGCCCGCTCCCCGCGGAGGCGGGGGCCGGCGCGCCGGACGCGGCCGGGCGCCTCGTCGTCGCCGCCGATACCGGCTCGGCGATCGTCGGCCCCGCCCGCGGCGACCTCTTCGTCGGCACCGGTCCGGAGGCCGGGGCGGTCGCCGGAAACCTCCGCGACGCCGTGGGTTTCGTGGTCCTGCTGCCGCGTCGCGGCGGTGCATCCGGAGCCGCGCCGTGA
- the fdxA gene encoding ferredoxin FdxA produces MTYVVTDNCIKCKYTDCVEVCPVDCFYEGENMLVIHPDECIDCGVCEPECPAEAIKPDTESNLDTWLKLNADYAKSWPNITQKKEAPADAKEWDGKTGKLEAHFSPNPGSGD; encoded by the coding sequence ATGACCTACGTCGTCACCGACAATTGCATCAAGTGCAAGTACACGGACTGCGTCGAGGTCTGTCCGGTGGACTGCTTCTACGAAGGCGAGAACATGCTCGTCATCCACCCGGACGAGTGCATCGACTGCGGCGTCTGCGAGCCGGAATGCCCGGCCGAGGCGATCAAGCCCGACACGGAGTCGAACCTCGACACGTGGCTGAAGCTGAACGCCGACTACGCCAAGAGCTGGCCGAACATCACGCAGAAGAAGGAAGCCCCGGCCGACGCCAAGGAGTGGGACGGCAAGACCGGGAAGCTCGAGGCGCATTTCTCGCCTAACCCCGGCTCGGGCGACTGA
- a CDS encoding MFS transporter: MAPTANLALINLFIGDIQGGLGPFLGTWLAQSASWSPARVGFVITLVGFGTLFLSGPFGALVDRFPRPRLLIALACGAILVGTLLLLPARSFPAVLGAQLLAAAGGTLLLPAVAALTLGIVGKDRFPAQQGRNQAFNHIGILIAAGGISLGTGYFGPAIAFWVLGGMALAAIVATVTTPAGAWNRRRAVGWKEDDADEPERSGIRQVLGNRRLLVLTVALTLFNLGNGGMLSLLGQKLVATASDATTWTARYVMVAQLVMVPVALFAGSLADRRGRRQLLMVAFAVLPVRALLSGLIDDPVWLIAAEVLDGVASGIVGVAVPVVVADLTWGSGRTQTALGSVNAVQGVGGALSGWYGGLSYGLFGWTGAFLALGVPALVALALVIWLDATPEPGRRRRRRERRGAAVQGA; the protein is encoded by the coding sequence ATGGCCCCCACCGCAAACCTCGCCCTGATCAACCTGTTCATCGGAGACATCCAGGGCGGCCTCGGACCCTTCCTCGGGACCTGGCTGGCGCAGTCGGCCTCGTGGAGCCCGGCCCGGGTCGGGTTCGTCATCACGCTGGTCGGGTTCGGCACGCTGTTCCTGAGCGGTCCGTTCGGCGCCCTGGTTGACCGGTTCCCGCGCCCGCGCCTGCTGATCGCGCTGGCCTGCGGGGCGATCCTGGTGGGGACGCTGCTGCTCCTGCCGGCCCGCAGCTTCCCGGCGGTGCTGGGCGCGCAGCTCCTCGCCGCGGCCGGCGGCACGCTGCTGCTGCCGGCCGTCGCGGCGCTGACCCTGGGCATCGTCGGGAAGGACCGGTTCCCCGCGCAGCAGGGGCGCAATCAGGCCTTCAATCACATCGGCATCCTGATCGCGGCGGGCGGCATCAGCCTCGGCACCGGCTATTTCGGGCCCGCGATCGCCTTCTGGGTGCTCGGCGGCATGGCGCTGGCGGCGATCGTCGCGACGGTGACGACGCCGGCCGGAGCCTGGAACCGCCGCCGCGCCGTCGGCTGGAAGGAGGACGATGCCGACGAGCCGGAGCGCAGCGGCATCCGCCAAGTCCTGGGGAACCGCCGCCTGCTGGTGCTGACCGTGGCGCTGACCCTGTTCAATCTCGGGAACGGCGGCATGCTCTCGCTGCTCGGCCAGAAGCTGGTCGCGACCGCCTCCGACGCGACGACCTGGACGGCCCGCTACGTCATGGTGGCCCAGCTGGTGATGGTCCCGGTGGCGCTGTTCGCCGGATCGCTCGCCGACAGACGCGGCCGCCGCCAGCTGCTCATGGTCGCCTTCGCGGTCCTGCCGGTGCGGGCGCTCCTGTCCGGCCTGATCGACGATCCGGTCTGGCTGATCGCCGCCGAGGTGCTGGACGGCGTCGCCTCGGGCATCGTCGGGGTGGCGGTGCCGGTGGTGGTCGCCGACCTGACCTGGGGATCCGGCCGGACGCAGACGGCCCTCGGGAGCGTCAACGCCGTGCAGGGCGTCGGCGGGGCGCTGTCGGGCTGGTACGGCGGCCTGTCCTACGGGCTGTTCGGCTGGACCGGCGCCTTCCTGGCCCTCGGCGTACCGGCGCTCGTCGCCCTCGCGCTGGTGATCTGGCTCGACGCGACGCCCGAACCCGGCCGACGCCGCCGCCGGCGGGAGCGGCGCGGCGCCGCCGTTCAGGGAGCCTGA
- a CDS encoding RNA polymerase factor sigma-32 produces MAEIAGIRRQFIRTAMEAPFLAREEERGLAVRWKDERDERALHRLISAHMRLVIALAGRFRHYGLPMADLVQEGHVGLMEAAARFEPERDVRFSTYATWWIRASIQDYILRNWSIVRGGTSSAQKALFFNLRRLRARLMQSTEEHVGDEIHRRIASAIGVSRDDVALMDARLSGPDMSLNAPVGEDSDASSERMDFLVDGADLPDETVSATVDGERRLSWLQQALTVLSERELRILRERRLAEDQATLEALGQRLGISKERVRQIENRALEKLRRALADRFPAATGSPHIG; encoded by the coding sequence ATGGCTGAGATCGCGGGAATTCGACGGCAGTTCATACGGACTGCCATGGAGGCACCCTTCCTGGCCCGGGAAGAAGAGCGCGGCCTCGCCGTCCGCTGGAAGGACGAGCGCGACGAGCGGGCCCTCCACCGTCTGATCTCGGCCCATATGCGCCTCGTCATCGCCCTGGCGGGGCGTTTTCGTCACTACGGCCTGCCCATGGCCGATCTCGTCCAAGAAGGGCATGTCGGCCTGATGGAGGCCGCGGCCCGGTTCGAGCCCGAGCGGGACGTCCGCTTCTCGACCTACGCGACGTGGTGGATCCGCGCCTCGATCCAGGACTACATCCTGCGCAACTGGTCGATCGTGCGCGGCGGCACGTCCTCCGCGCAGAAAGCCCTGTTCTTCAACCTGCGCCGGCTGCGCGCCCGGCTGATGCAGTCCACCGAGGAGCATGTCGGCGACGAGATTCACCGCCGCATCGCCAGCGCCATCGGTGTCTCCCGCGACGACGTCGCCCTGATGGACGCGCGCCTGTCCGGGCCCGACATGTCGCTCAACGCGCCCGTGGGCGAGGACAGCGACGCCTCCTCCGAGCGGATGGACTTCCTCGTCGACGGCGCCGACCTGCCGGACGAGACCGTGAGCGCCACGGTCGACGGCGAGCGTCGGTTGAGCTGGCTCCAGCAGGCCCTGACGGTCCTGTCGGAGCGCGAGCTGCGCATCCTGCGCGAGCGACGCCTCGCCGAGGATCAGGCGACCCTGGAGGCCCTCGGCCAGCGGCTCGGCATCTCCAAGGAGCGCGTCCGCCAGATCGAGAACCGGGCCCTGGAGAAGCTGCGCCGCGCCCTGGCCGACCGCTTCCCCGCCGCCACGGGCAGCCCGCATATCGGCTGA
- a CDS encoding RNA-binding S4 domain-containing protein, whose translation MREDRQRLDKWLWFARFARTRSLAARLASDGFVRVNGSRAENPAKAIGVGDVVTVAAPHATLAVRVLGLGLRRGPAPEARLLYDDLSGGALSVEAGPEGPSE comes from the coding sequence ATGCGCGAGGACCGGCAGCGCCTCGACAAGTGGCTGTGGTTCGCGCGGTTCGCGCGGACCCGGTCGCTCGCGGCGCGGCTGGCTTCCGACGGCTTCGTGCGGGTGAACGGCAGCCGGGCCGAGAACCCCGCGAAGGCCATCGGCGTCGGCGACGTGGTGACGGTGGCCGCGCCGCACGCGACGCTGGCGGTGCGGGTGCTCGGTCTCGGCCTGCGCCGCGGCCCGGCGCCGGAGGCGCGGCTGCTCTACGACGACCTGTCGGGCGGTGCCCTGTCGGTCGAGGCCGGCCCGGAGGGGCCATCCGAGTGA
- a CDS encoding Tim44/TimA family putative adaptor protein, with protein MQDSFDVTTIIFLALAVFVIWRLRSVLGQKTGAERSPFKPVDRSRTEPQARSDGDNVVRLPGADRVQAAPPPAAAPRDWRGIAEPGSEVARGLEACIQAEPSFDPRAFIEGAKSAYEAIMIAFAKGDRKTLRGLLSKEVGEAFERAIAERERNRQTLETTFVSIDKAEIVAVEVRNRVAHVTVRFLSNLITATRNADGKVVDGSAETVVEVPDVWTFARTLGSRDPNWQLVATEAGA; from the coding sequence ATGCAGGACAGTTTCGACGTTACGACGATCATCTTCCTCGCGCTGGCCGTCTTCGTGATCTGGCGTCTGCGCTCCGTGCTCGGCCAGAAGACGGGGGCGGAGCGCTCCCCGTTCAAGCCGGTCGACCGCAGCCGCACCGAGCCGCAGGCGCGCTCCGACGGCGACAACGTCGTGCGCCTGCCCGGTGCCGACCGGGTCCAGGCCGCGCCGCCGCCCGCCGCCGCGCCGCGGGACTGGCGGGGCATCGCCGAGCCGGGATCCGAGGTCGCCCGCGGCCTGGAGGCCTGCATCCAGGCCGAGCCCAGCTTCGATCCCCGCGCCTTCATCGAGGGCGCGAAATCCGCCTACGAAGCCATCATGATCGCGTTCGCCAAGGGTGACCGGAAGACCCTGCGCGGCCTGCTGTCGAAGGAGGTCGGCGAGGCGTTCGAGCGGGCGATCGCGGAGCGCGAGCGCAACCGGCAGACGCTCGAGACCACCTTCGTGTCGATCGACAAGGCCGAGATCGTCGCCGTCGAGGTGCGCAACCGCGTGGCGCACGTCACCGTGCGCTTCCTGTCGAACCTGATCACCGCCACCCGCAACGCCGACGGCAAGGTGGTGGACGGCAGCGCCGAGACGGTGGTCGAGGTGCCGGATGTCTGGACCTTCGCCCGCACGCTCGGCTCGCGGGATCCGAACTGGCAGCTCGTGGCCACCGAGGCCGGCGCCTGA